Proteins encoded together in one Candidatus Lariskella endosymbiont of Epinotia ramella window:
- the rpoB gene encoding DNA-directed RNA polymerase subunit beta: protein MLLFKLKNRIRRSFGKTLSVAEIPNLIQVQKNSYEDFLQLDVPAEQRKNKGLEAVFRSVFPISDYDGRATVEYVRYALDTPKYDIEECMQRDVSYAAPLRVTMRLIVWDLDEEIGMKEVKGIKEQDVYIGEIPLMTKNGTFVINGAQRVIVSQMHRSPGVFYYHDGGKSNIAGKYLYFARVIPYRGSWLDFEFDAKDILFFRIDRKRKLYVTTLLKALGYSKDQILGEFYNFRKCLKYGDSWVSDFDLEKLKNSKITKNVIDLRTGKVVIDSGTRLTSKIIQKFGAEDIKNSAVFEDLQGLSVAHSIVDPETGEEIIASGEEITPNILKRIEAIDLKEVHVIDIDNVKVWPYIRNTLMLDKNLTQEDAISDIYRVLRPGEPATAEVATSLFNGIFFDPERYDLSAVGRMKLNAKHEINMPEDYTTLTREDILAIIKYLISVKDGYGEIDDIDSLSNRRVRSVGELVENQFRLGLVRMERAILERMGSVEIDSVMPHDLVNSKALMSVIRDFFGTSQLSQFMDQTNPLSEVTHKRRVSALGPGGLTRERAGFEVRDVHPTHYGRICPIETPEGQNIGLINSLATYARVNKYGFIESPYRKVADGQVTEEITYLSAIEEGRYAIAPANVKLTDDKSFVEEIVPCRRRGEGTLAPKSEISYVDVSPKQLVSVAASLIPFLENNDANRALMGSNMQRQAVPSLNSEAPFVGTGMESVVARDSGAVVIAKNSGTVDQVDARRIVVRYKDDQSGVPGVDIYTLNKYKKSNQGTCINQKPIVKVGDFVEKGDVIADGSCTDYGELALGRNVLVAFMPWKGYNFEDSILLSERIVKEDIFTSIHVEEFQVIARDTRLGPEEVTRDIPNVSEENLKYLDEIGIVHVGADVKAGDILVGKVTPKTESPLSAEEKLLRSLFGEKGKDVRDSSLRVPPGVKGVVVGVRVFTRRGIEKDERAIALEKVEIEKVEKDKEDKVSIIKVFAYSRVAELLVGKIIVSAPKPLVPGDVLTQQVFDKLPKRQLWQIVVDDAQNMSELERIKLFYDRSIEELEEELKHKVKKIQSGDDLPHGALKLVKVYLATKLKLQPGDKMAGRHGNKGVVSKILPVEDMPFLEDGTPVDIVLNPLGVPSRMNVGQILETHLGWASVNLGKKISEVLRSINDSSEVSELRKEILNLYPSDRQSDVAVREIIKSMSDESVIELAKTLSKGVPFATPVFDGAKEDEINEMLTKAGVDASGQMTLIDGRTGEKFDRKVTVGYIYMLKLDHLVDNKIHARSTGPYSLITQQPLGGKAHFGGQRFGEMECWGLQAYGAAYTLQEMLTVKSDDVEGRVKIYESIIRGDPIFECGVPESFNVMIKELMSLCLNVEMITDDKDDKDDNED from the coding sequence GTGCTGCTATTTAAACTGAAAAATCGAATCAGACGGTCTTTTGGAAAGACATTAAGTGTTGCTGAAATTCCAAATCTAATACAGGTGCAAAAGAATTCTTACGAGGATTTTTTGCAGCTTGATGTTCCTGCAGAGCAAAGAAAAAATAAGGGATTAGAAGCGGTCTTCCGTTCTGTTTTTCCAATTTCTGATTATGATGGTCGCGCAACAGTTGAGTATGTTAGATACGCTTTGGATACTCCTAAGTATGATATTGAGGAGTGTATGCAGCGTGATGTGAGCTATGCAGCTCCTCTGCGTGTTACAATGCGCTTGATAGTCTGGGATCTTGATGAAGAGATAGGAATGAAGGAAGTTAAAGGTATCAAGGAGCAAGATGTTTATATAGGTGAAATTCCGCTTATGACAAAAAATGGTACTTTTGTCATAAATGGTGCGCAGCGTGTTATTGTTTCGCAGATGCACCGTTCACCAGGTGTATTTTATTATCATGATGGTGGTAAGAGTAATATAGCTGGGAAATATCTCTATTTTGCTCGTGTGATTCCTTATCGTGGCTCATGGCTGGATTTTGAGTTCGATGCGAAGGATATACTATTTTTTAGAATAGATAGAAAGAGAAAGTTATATGTCACTACTTTGCTCAAAGCGCTTGGTTATTCCAAAGATCAGATTCTCGGAGAGTTTTATAATTTCAGAAAGTGTCTAAAGTATGGCGACTCATGGGTTAGTGATTTTGATTTAGAAAAGCTGAAAAATTCTAAAATTACCAAAAACGTTATAGATCTTAGAACAGGAAAAGTAGTTATAGATAGTGGAACACGTTTGACATCTAAGATTATCCAAAAATTTGGCGCAGAAGATATCAAGAATTCGGCAGTTTTTGAGGATTTACAAGGTTTGTCTGTTGCACATTCTATAGTTGATCCTGAAACTGGGGAAGAGATTATAGCAAGTGGAGAAGAAATTACTCCAAATATTTTGAAGCGAATAGAAGCTATAGATCTCAAAGAAGTTCACGTTATAGATATAGATAATGTTAAAGTATGGCCTTATATAAGAAATACTTTGATGTTAGATAAGAACCTTACACAAGAAGATGCTATATCTGACATATATAGGGTGCTTAGACCTGGTGAGCCTGCAACTGCTGAGGTTGCGACATCTCTATTTAACGGTATCTTTTTTGATCCAGAGCGTTATGATCTATCTGCTGTTGGTAGGATGAAACTTAATGCTAAGCATGAAATTAACATGCCAGAAGATTATACAACTCTGACGCGTGAAGATATCTTAGCAATAATTAAGTATTTAATCAGTGTAAAAGACGGATATGGTGAGATAGACGATATCGATAGCTTAAGTAATAGAAGAGTAAGATCTGTTGGAGAGCTTGTCGAGAATCAGTTCCGTTTAGGACTTGTTCGAATGGAGAGGGCTATCCTGGAGCGTATGGGCTCTGTTGAGATTGATAGTGTGATGCCGCATGATCTTGTGAATTCAAAGGCATTAATGTCAGTAATTAGAGATTTCTTTGGTACGTCACAGTTATCACAATTTATGGATCAAACAAATCCACTGTCTGAAGTGACACATAAAAGACGTGTATCTGCTCTGGGACCAGGTGGATTAACTAGGGAGAGAGCTGGTTTTGAGGTTCGTGACGTGCATCCGACTCACTACGGTAGGATATGTCCAATAGAAACTCCAGAAGGGCAAAATATAGGTTTGATAAATTCCCTTGCTACTTATGCTAGAGTAAATAAATATGGTTTTATAGAGAGTCCATATAGAAAAGTAGCTGATGGTCAGGTTACAGAAGAAATTACATATCTTTCTGCAATAGAAGAAGGAAGATATGCTATTGCGCCTGCAAATGTGAAGTTAACTGATGATAAAAGCTTTGTTGAAGAGATAGTGCCATGTAGAAGACGCGGAGAGGGCACTTTAGCTCCAAAATCTGAGATTAGTTATGTAGATGTGTCACCTAAACAGCTAGTTTCAGTAGCAGCTTCTTTAATTCCTTTTTTGGAAAACAATGATGCAAACAGGGCTCTTATGGGCTCTAACATGCAAAGACAAGCTGTTCCATCGCTGAATAGTGAAGCGCCCTTCGTAGGAACTGGGATGGAAAGTGTAGTAGCTAGAGATTCTGGTGCTGTAGTTATAGCGAAAAATTCTGGTACTGTTGATCAGGTTGATGCAAGAAGGATAGTTGTTAGGTATAAGGACGACCAATCTGGTGTGCCTGGAGTTGATATATATACTTTAAACAAGTACAAGAAATCTAATCAGGGCACATGTATAAACCAAAAGCCTATAGTTAAGGTTGGTGATTTTGTAGAAAAAGGCGATGTCATAGCGGATGGTTCATGTACAGATTATGGAGAGCTTGCTCTGGGACGTAATGTACTTGTCGCATTCATGCCTTGGAAAGGTTATAACTTTGAGGACTCTATATTACTTTCTGAAAGGATAGTAAAGGAGGATATATTTACCTCTATACATGTGGAAGAATTTCAGGTAATAGCAAGGGATACGAGGCTTGGGCCTGAAGAAGTTACACGTGATATTCCAAACGTCAGTGAAGAAAATTTAAAGTACTTAGATGAGATTGGTATAGTACACGTTGGTGCAGATGTAAAAGCAGGTGATATATTAGTTGGTAAAGTTACTCCAAAGACAGAATCCCCGCTCAGTGCAGAAGAGAAATTACTAAGGTCTTTATTCGGTGAAAAAGGAAAAGATGTTAGAGATTCTTCTTTGAGAGTTCCTCCTGGTGTTAAAGGTGTAGTCGTTGGTGTGCGTGTATTTACACGTAGAGGTATAGAAAAAGATGAACGTGCGATAGCTCTTGAGAAAGTTGAGATAGAGAAAGTTGAAAAAGATAAAGAAGATAAGGTTTCAATAATTAAAGTCTTTGCTTATTCTAGAGTTGCTGAATTATTAGTTGGAAAAATTATAGTCAGTGCTCCGAAACCTCTTGTTCCGGGGGATGTCCTGACTCAGCAAGTGTTCGACAAGCTACCAAAGAGGCAACTATGGCAAATTGTTGTTGACGATGCTCAAAATATGTCAGAGCTTGAACGCATTAAGCTTTTCTATGATAGGTCGATAGAGGAGCTTGAAGAAGAACTCAAGCATAAGGTTAAGAAAATTCAGAGTGGTGATGATCTGCCACATGGTGCACTAAAACTTGTGAAAGTTTATTTGGCTACAAAGCTCAAATTGCAACCTGGTGATAAAATGGCTGGTAGACATGGTAACAAGGGGGTTGTGTCTAAAATCTTGCCAGTTGAGGATATGCCATTTTTAGAAGATGGTACTCCTGTTGATATAGTACTAAACCCTCTTGGTGTTCCTTCACGTATGAACGTTGGGCAGATTTTAGAGACGCACCTTGGCTGGGCTTCTGTCAACTTAGGAAAGAAAATTAGTGAAGTTTTGAGAAGCATTAATGACTCTTCTGAAGTTAGCGAGCTTAGAAAAGAAATATTAAACTTGTATCCTTCAGATCGTCAATCAGATGTGGCAGTTCGTGAAATTATTAAATCTATGTCAGATGAAAGTGTCATAGAGTTAGCTAAGACTCTTAGTAAAGGTGTTCCGTTTGCAACTCCAGTGTTTGACGGAGCTAAGGAGGATGAAATCAATGAAATGCTGACAAAAGCAGGTGTGGATGCTTCAGGGCAGATGACTTTAATAGATGGAAGAACAGGTGAAAAGTTTGATAGAAAGGTCACTGTTGGCTATATATACATGCTTAAATTAGATCACTTGGTGGACAATAAAATTCATGCAAGGTCTACTGGTCCTTATAGCTTGATTACTCAACAGCCTCTTGGTGGGAAAGCGCATTTTGGTGGCCAAAGATTTGGTGAGATGGAATGTTGGGGGCTGCAGGCGTACGGTGCTGCTTATACTCTTCAGGAGATGTTGACTGTTAAGTCAGACGATGTAGAGGGAAGAGTTAAGATATATGAATCAATTATTCGTGGAGATCCTATATTTGAATGTGGTGTGCCAGAATCATTTAACGTTATGATAAAAGAATTGATGTCTCTATGCTTAAACGTAGAAATGATTACTGATGATAAAGATGATAAGGATGATAACGAGGATTAG